The genomic DNA AATCCGCGAGCCGGCCGGCGGGAGCGTACGCAATGCGCCGCACTCCTTGGAGGTGGCCGATGTCCTCCAGTTGGACCGTGCGGCCGCCATCGTCGTAGCGACCTTTCTTGCAGCCTTGCCGCGCGCCTGACGAGCGCGGGAAACCGGCCGCACGCCCCGGATGCGGGCTTCAGTGCCTGCCGCGCGCATCCACCGGCCAGATGGCGACCAGCGTGTCGCCGTCGACCACATGGTAGGCATCGTGCAGGTTGACGGTCGGGTCGCAATGCGGCGTGATGAACTCCACCCGGTCGCCGAGCGCGGGCCGCTGCCCGGCGCAAAACAGCTTGCCGTGCTCGTCGCCGAAGAAGGCGTAGCGGCTCGCCGGATCGGCACCGCGTGCCACCAGCGGCACGCCGCAGTCGGTGGCAAAGCACTTGGTGCCGCCGTCCACGGTGACCCATTCCGCCGCATTGGTGCTCACCACCGCCGTCTGCACGAACAGCGACACCTCGAACGGTGAAGGCTGCCCCGGGCTGCCCTGCAGCACCTGCGCATATTCCGCGTCCATGAACACATAGGAGCCGGCCTGCAATTCGGTGAAGGCGTCCCGCTGCGCGTCGAGGTCGTGCGTGCCGGTACCCGCGCCCGTGACGATCTCGAAGTGAATGCCGCTGCGCTCGGCGTCCGCGACGATGCGCGCGATGGCTTCGCGCAGGCCGGCCGCGGCGGCGCTGCGCTGCTGCCGGTCGACGATGTGCTGCAGGTTGCCGGCGTAGGCCTGCAGCCCGCGCAGCTTCAGGCGCGGCTCGGCCGCAATGCAGCGCGCGAGCTCGAGCACCTGCGCCTCGCTGGCCGCGCCCGTGCGGTTGTAGCCGGCGCCGTAGTCGACCAGCACTTCGAGAGGATGCGGCAGGCCGAGCGTGGCGGCGGCCAGGTCGGCGGCATTGCGCGGGTCGTCCACCACCACCATCATTCCGCCGGGGCCGGCCAGCCTGGCCAGCCTGACCACGCGCGCGATCTTGCTCGGCGTGACGGCCGGCGAGGTGATCAGCACGTCCGGAATGCCGGCCTTGACCATGACCTCGGCCTCGCCCAGCGTGACGCAGCTCACGCCGATGGCACCCGCGGCCACCTGGCGGCGCGCGATCTCCACCGACTTGTGCGTTTTCACATGCGGCCGCAGGCCGACGCCGCGCGCCTTGGCAAAGGCGGCCATGCGCTCGATGTTGCGCGTCAGCGCGCCAAGATCGAGCAGCAGCGCCGGCGTGTCGAGCGACTGCCGACCGCCGGCAATTCCGATCAGCGGTTTGTTGACTTGTGAATCAGGAAGCATGGGAAACCTTTGCGGGGCGCGCGTCGGCGCGATGAACGAATGGCGAAATGATCGCACCGAAAGGCCTTCGGCGATGCGTCGTCAGTCGTCCTGCGCCGGCAGCCGATGCGCCGGGCGCCGCAGCGCCAGCCACCAGAAGAGTCCCGCGTTGACGGCCCAGCCTCCGGTCAGCAGGAGCAGTGCGGTCCGCGCCACGCCCGGCGCAAGGTCGAGCGTCAGCAGGGCGAGCGACCATGGCAGGGCCCCGGCGATCGCCACCAGCATGGCCATCTCGCTGTCCGGAAAGGCCGCGCTCGAAACAACGCACACCACGCCCGCGGCCGTATAGGCGAGCGCGCCGACGCGCCACCAGGAAGGAAAGATCGGTCGGGTGTCCATGGTGTGCATGGTGCAACGATTGCAGAGGGCGCAGGCATGCCGCGACAGCCGCCCGCGCGAAGCGATGTAAGCCTTCAGGCGATGGCGGGCGCTACCGGCGCGGGTGGAAGAACGGCTTCGATGGCGAGCGCCAGCGCGAGCAGCGCACTGTCCGATCCGGCCGGGCCTGTCAGTTCCATTCCCGCGGGCAGGCTGCCGCGCGCGAGGCCCATCGGCAGGCTCAGCGCGGGCAGTCCCGCCATGCCGGCCGGACCCGTGTTGCGGATGTAGGCGGAGAAGGCCGATACCGGCCGGCCGCACAGCATGACCTCCACGTCTTCGCCGATGCGCGCCGCGCAGAGCGGGCTGGTCGGGAACACCAGCGCGGCGATGGCGTTCTGCGCGAAGCAGCGGCGATACGCCTCCTGCATGCGCGGGCGCAGCACGCCGAGCGCGTGGCGGTAGGCCGGCGTGCCGATCGCACCCGGTCCGAACAGGCGCCCGAACAGCGGCCGGACGTCGGGGCTCACGACGGCATCGGCGAGTGCGCGGGCATCGAAGGGGCGCTCGTGGCGCGCGAAGTAGGCCTGCAGCGCAGGCAGGATCTCGTAGAGAGAGATCGACATGGAGCCCTGCTGGAACAGCGCGCCGGCTTCGCCCAGATCGCAGGGCACCAGCACCGCGCCAGCGCTGCGCAGCCGCTCGAGCGCGTCCTGCGCCAGTGCAGCCACCGGCGGATCGATCTCGTCCCAGAAGTAGCGCTGCGGCACGCCCAGGCGCACGCCAGCGAGCGGCGCCGGCGCCAGCCGGAGCGGGCCATCGGCGATGGCATGGTCGATCAGCACGCAGTCGTCCACGTTGCGCGCCATGGCGCCTGCGGTGTCGAAGGTGGGCGAGATCGGCACAAGTCCGTCCCCAGGCCAGCGGCCGATGGTGGGCCTGAAGCCGACCAGGCCGCACAGCGCGGCGGGCACCCGGACCGAGCCGCCCGTGTCCGTGCCGATGGCCGCGGGAACGGCGCGCATGCCGAGCAACGTTGCGTTGCCACCGCTCGAGCCGCCTGAAATGCGCGAGGGATCGAAGGGGTTGCGCGACGGGCCGAACGCGTGGTTGTGGCCGGTGACGCCTTGCGACCACTCGTGCAGATTCGTCTTGCCAAGCACCAGCGCACCCGCAGCCAGCAGGCGCTGCGTCACGCCCGCCGCGCGGCGCGGACGGTGGTCCGCCATCCACGGGCTGCCGGCGGTGGTGGGAAAGCCGACCACGTCGATGTTGTCCTTGAACGCGAGCGGCACGCCATGCAGAGGGCGCGCGCCGGCGGCAGGCCGGGGCGCTGCGTCGAGCGCCAAGGCCTCACTGCGAAGGCGCTGCGCGTCCTGGTGCAGCAGGCCACCGAGGGAGGCGGCTGCGGCACCGCGTCGCAGCAGCGCATCCACATAGTCTGCGGCGCGGAGCTCGCCTCGCGCCATCTGCTCTGCGGCTTCGCGGGCGGAGAGATCGGTGAGCGCATGGATCCGGTTCATGGAGGATTCAAATTGGGGCGGAGGCCATGCGGGAGTGCATGTTCCGGGCCAATTCGCCGCTCCGGAGGCCGTAAAACCGCCTGAAATTACATGGCATGGATACTGCTTAACGAGTTTTTTGTATCCATGAGGCCTTCCACATGTCTTTCAAGTCCTTGCGTTTCCTGACTCTCGCCGCAGCGTCGATGGCGCTTCTTGCGAGCCTGCCGGCATCCGCTGCGGAGAAGGTGTCGCTGCGCCTCAAATGGCTGGCGCAGGCGCAGTTCGCCGGCTTCTACGTGGCCAAGGCCAAGGGCTTCTACGACCAGGGTGGCCTCGACCTGACGATCAATCCGGGCGGGCCCAACCTCAACGTGGAGACCCTCGTCGCCTCGGGCAACGACACCTTCGGCCTCGCCGGCGGCACGGAGACGGTGCTGCTGGCGCGCGAGAAAGGCCTGCCGCTGGTGTGCATCGGCGTCACGGTGCAGACCACGCCCTTCACCTATGTCACCTACAAGGATTCGGGCATCACCCAGGTGAAGGACTTCGCGGGCAAGAAGGTGGCCACGTGGTTCACCGGCACGCAGTACACGCTCTATTCGATGCTCGCTTCGGCCGGCATGAAGCAGGGCGACCTGACCATCGTGCCGCAGTCGGGCTCGATGGCGCCTTTCGTCGAGAAGCAGTTCGACGTGGCCGCCGCCACCTACTACAACGAACTCAACGTGCTCAAGGCGCAGGGCCTGGGCGACAAGCTCACGCTCATCAAGCCCGATGACTACGGCGTGATCGTGCAGCAGGACACGGTGCTCGTGTCCGAGAAATACCGCAACGAAAAGCCGCAGCAGGTGCAGGCCTTCATGAACGCGACCATCAAGGGCTGGAAGTACGCGCTGCAGAACAAGAAGGAAGCCATCGACATCGTCATGGCCGCATCGCCCAGCCTGAACCGCGCGCACCAGGAAGCGATGCTCGACGAGTTCGAGAAGCTCGTGAAGGCCGGCAAGGGCACGACCGACGGCATCCTCGCCATCGACCTGCCGACGGTCGAGAAGATGCAGACCCAGTTGGTGGGCTACAAGGCGCTGAAGGCGCCGGCCGACCTGTCGAAGGCCTACGACCCGAGCTTCTGGACGCAGGTGCCGGCCACCGACAAGAAGTTCTGAGCCGCCGCACGATCATGAAGTTCATGCCTCACGAAGTGATGCCGCCCGCCGCCGCAGGCACGGCCGCACCGCCGATGCTCGAGCTCGTCAACGTGTGGAAGCGCTTCGGCGACGGCCAGGCGCAGACGGTGGCGGTGTCCGGCGTCGACCTGCGGATCGCGAAGAGCGAGTTCGTCACGCTCGTGGGCCCTTCAGGTTGCGGCAAGTCGACGCTCTTCAACATGATTGCGGGGCTGCTGCCGCCCGACGACGACGGATCTCTGCTGTTCGGCGGCACGCCGCAGCGCGACGGCCAGTTGCTGGGCAAGGTGTCGTTCATGCCGCAGCGCGACCTGCTGTTTCCGTGGCGCACCGTGCTGGACAACGCCATCCTCGCGCTCGAAGTGGAGGGCGTGCCGCGCAAGGAGGCGCGCGAGCGTGCGCGCGCCATGCTGCCGGAGTTCGGCCTCACCGGTTTTGCCGACCACTACCCGCACCAGCTCTCGGGCGGCATGCGCCAGCGCGTGGCGCTGATGCGCACCTTCCTGTTCGAGCGCGATCTGCTGCTGCTCGACGAGCCCTTCGGTGCGCTCGACGCGCTCACGCGCAGCCGCATGCAGCACTGGCTGCTCGAGATCTGGGCGCGCCATCGCCGCACGGTGCTCTTCATCACGCACGACATCGACGAAGCCATCGTGCTCGGCGACAGGGTGCTGGTGATGACGGCGCGGCCCGGCACGGTCAAGAGCGAGACGGTGGTCGACCTGCCGCGCCCGCGCGATCCGTCGATCGTGCTGTCGCCGGAGTTCATCGGCCTCAAGCAGCGCCTGCTCGCGGAGATCGAGGAGGAAAGCCGCAAGACCTTCGCCCAGGAGGAGCGCGCCTCGTGAGCTTGCCGATGCAACGCATGCTGCGCTCGCCCGTGCTGGCCTTCGTCGGGCTCGCCGTCGTCTGGGAGATTGCGGTGCATGCCTTCGCGCCTTCGCCTCGCTACCTGCCGGCGCTGAGCGCGATTGCGCAGGACGCGTGGTCGGTGTGGCCGCAGCTCCTGCGCGGCTTTGGCCGCACGCTGCTCGAAACCGTGCTGGGCTTCGCGATGGGCGCGGTGTTCGGCTGCCTCTGCGGCACCGTGTTCACCTACTCGCGCTGGATGGAGCGTTCGGTGTTTCCGCTGTTCGTGGTGTCGCAGACCGTGCCGGTGGTGGCCTTCGGTGCGTTGATCGTCATCTGGTTCGGCAACTCGCTGCTTGCCAAGGTGATGACCGCGTTCTTCCTCACCTTCTTCCCGGTGACGGTGAACACCTTGCGCGGCCTCAAGTCGTGCGACCCGCAGCGCATTGCGCTGATGAAGAGTTTTGGCGCCGGTCGCTTCGTCATGTTCTTCAAGCTGGCCGTGCCCTCGGCGCTGCCGAAGATCATGGTGGGCCTGCGCGTGGCCATCGGCCTGAGCCTGATCGGCTCGGTGGTGGGCGAATGGTTCGGCGAGACCGTGGGCCTGGGCGTGATGCTGATGGAGGCGATGAACGCCGACCTGGTGCTGCGCCTGTGGGTCGTGATGTTTGCCTGCGGGCTGATGGGGGCGCTGCTCTACGGCGCGCTCACTTTCGTGGAAAGGAGGCTCGTATGGTGGCGCAGCGAAAGCTGAGCGCATCGCCCGTGGTGCCGGTGGTGCTGAGCGTCATCGTGCTGCTCGCGGTGTGGGAAGGCGCGATCCTGCTCTTCAGGATTCCGCCCTTCGTGCTGCCGAGCCTGGGCGCGATCGTGCAGCATGCCTTCACCGACACCGGCCGTCTCATGGCGGCGTTGCTGGCCACGCTCGGCGAGGCGCTTGGCGGCTATGCGCTGGGCAGCGTGCTCGGCCTGCTGGTGGCGGTGGCGCTGCTGCTCGCGCCGCCGCTCGAGCGCGTCGTGATGCCGCTGGCCGTGGCCGTGAACGCGGTGCCGACGGTGGCCTATGCGCCGCTGTTCCTGATCTGGTTCGGCCTTGGCGCCGCATCGAAGATCGCACTGGTGGCGCTGGCCGTCGGCTTCACGATGCTGGTCAACGCGCTGCATGGACTCAAGCAGGCCGACCTGGCCGCCGTGAACCTGATGCGCAGCTTCGGCGCGGGGCCGCTCAAGATCGTGTGGCGGCTGCGCCTGCCGGTGGCGATGCCGTCGGTGGTCACGGCGCTGCGCATCGGCGTGCCGCGCAGCATGATCGTGGCCATCGTCGGCGAGATGCTCGGCGCCTATGCGGGGCTCGGGCGAATGATCTATGAATCGACCCAGCAGGTCGACCTGCTGAGCGTGTGGTCGGCGGTGCTGGTCGCTTCGGTGGCGAGCATGGTGTTCTACGGCGTGCTCGTTTGGATCGATCAGAAACTGGTGTGGTGGCGTTGATGATGACGAAGACGAATCCCGCGGCCTATCCGGCGACCGAAGCCGCGCTGCGCGTGCAGCTCGCGGCCTGCTACCGGCTGGTGGCGCACTTCGGCATGGACGACCTCATCTACAACCACATCTCGGCGCGCGTGCCGGGGCCGGCGCATCACTTTCTCATCAATCCTTACGGGCTGCTGTTCGCGGAAGTGACCGCTTCGTCATTGGTGAAGATCGATCTCGACGGCAACAAGGTGGACGATACCGATGCAGAGGTCAACCAGGCCGGCTTCGTGATCCACAGCGCCATCCACGCGGGACGGCCCGAC from Variovorax sp. V93 includes the following:
- a CDS encoding DSD1 family PLP-dependent enzyme, translated to MLPDSQVNKPLIGIAGGRQSLDTPALLLDLGALTRNIERMAAFAKARGVGLRPHVKTHKSVEIARRQVAAGAIGVSCVTLGEAEVMVKAGIPDVLITSPAVTPSKIARVVRLARLAGPGGMMVVVDDPRNAADLAAATLGLPHPLEVLVDYGAGYNRTGAASEAQVLELARCIAAEPRLKLRGLQAYAGNLQHIVDRQQRSAAAAGLREAIARIVADAERSGIHFEIVTGAGTGTHDLDAQRDAFTELQAGSYVFMDAEYAQVLQGSPGQPSPFEVSLFVQTAVVSTNAAEWVTVDGGTKCFATDCGVPLVARGADPASRYAFFGDEHGKLFCAGQRPALGDRVEFITPHCDPTVNLHDAYHVVDGDTLVAIWPVDARGRH
- a CDS encoding amidase family protein, which translates into the protein MNRIHALTDLSAREAAEQMARGELRAADYVDALLRRGAAAASLGGLLHQDAQRLRSEALALDAAPRPAAGARPLHGVPLAFKDNIDVVGFPTTAGSPWMADHRPRRAAGVTQRLLAAGALVLGKTNLHEWSQGVTGHNHAFGPSRNPFDPSRISGGSSGGNATLLGMRAVPAAIGTDTGGSVRVPAALCGLVGFRPTIGRWPGDGLVPISPTFDTAGAMARNVDDCVLIDHAIADGPLRLAPAPLAGVRLGVPQRYFWDEIDPPVAALAQDALERLRSAGAVLVPCDLGEAGALFQQGSMSISLYEILPALQAYFARHERPFDARALADAVVSPDVRPLFGRLFGPGAIGTPAYRHALGVLRPRMQEAYRRCFAQNAIAALVFPTSPLCAARIGEDVEVMLCGRPVSAFSAYIRNTGPAGMAGLPALSLPMGLARGSLPAGMELTGPAGSDSALLALALAIEAVLPPAPVAPAIA
- a CDS encoding ABC transporter substrate-binding protein yields the protein MSFKSLRFLTLAAASMALLASLPASAAEKVSLRLKWLAQAQFAGFYVAKAKGFYDQGGLDLTINPGGPNLNVETLVASGNDTFGLAGGTETVLLAREKGLPLVCIGVTVQTTPFTYVTYKDSGITQVKDFAGKKVATWFTGTQYTLYSMLASAGMKQGDLTIVPQSGSMAPFVEKQFDVAAATYYNELNVLKAQGLGDKLTLIKPDDYGVIVQQDTVLVSEKYRNEKPQQVQAFMNATIKGWKYALQNKKEAIDIVMAASPSLNRAHQEAMLDEFEKLVKAGKGTTDGILAIDLPTVEKMQTQLVGYKALKAPADLSKAYDPSFWTQVPATDKKF
- a CDS encoding ABC transporter ATP-binding protein, which gives rise to MKFMPHEVMPPAAAGTAAPPMLELVNVWKRFGDGQAQTVAVSGVDLRIAKSEFVTLVGPSGCGKSTLFNMIAGLLPPDDDGSLLFGGTPQRDGQLLGKVSFMPQRDLLFPWRTVLDNAILALEVEGVPRKEARERARAMLPEFGLTGFADHYPHQLSGGMRQRVALMRTFLFERDLLLLDEPFGALDALTRSRMQHWLLEIWARHRRTVLFITHDIDEAIVLGDRVLVMTARPGTVKSETVVDLPRPRDPSIVLSPEFIGLKQRLLAEIEEESRKTFAQEERAS
- a CDS encoding ABC transporter permease — protein: MSLPMQRMLRSPVLAFVGLAVVWEIAVHAFAPSPRYLPALSAIAQDAWSVWPQLLRGFGRTLLETVLGFAMGAVFGCLCGTVFTYSRWMERSVFPLFVVSQTVPVVAFGALIVIWFGNSLLAKVMTAFFLTFFPVTVNTLRGLKSCDPQRIALMKSFGAGRFVMFFKLAVPSALPKIMVGLRVAIGLSLIGSVVGEWFGETVGLGVMLMEAMNADLVLRLWVVMFACGLMGALLYGALTFVERRLVWWRSES
- a CDS encoding ABC transporter permease, which produces MVAQRKLSASPVVPVVLSVIVLLAVWEGAILLFRIPPFVLPSLGAIVQHAFTDTGRLMAALLATLGEALGGYALGSVLGLLVAVALLLAPPLERVVMPLAVAVNAVPTVAYAPLFLIWFGLGAASKIALVALAVGFTMLVNALHGLKQADLAAVNLMRSFGAGPLKIVWRLRLPVAMPSVVTALRIGVPRSMIVAIVGEMLGAYAGLGRMIYESTQQVDLLSVWSAVLVASVASMVFYGVLVWIDQKLVWWR